The proteins below come from a single Miscanthus floridulus cultivar M001 chromosome 1, ASM1932011v1, whole genome shotgun sequence genomic window:
- the LOC136466061 gene encoding uncharacterized protein, whose protein sequence is MRVVDKDIFSWMGFYDCLAEDIVHGKDQALEVTFFDKTKDETVHIDSDSALLHAFDVYWDSRRVPLTVEVVDIGPRLLQSQVCNANASGDTLSVISTEQSQVICLPLAMILPNENPVVVHTAEAVHNPEAVDNPEAIDNTKVHDNPEVDANPKVDANPEVDVNPEVDANPEVDANPEGESDEVEYVGVDDEKEKYKDVLIDDAEDSDYYPDTDPEDDDPLGVDDERGCEGVVHVTDIENPKIALGVTFEDGLCFKRCIRQYAVLNEVELAVPYSESWRYRAHCKAKRCRWRIHASQCEDGRTWQIKKLPHKHNYASTSKVQRNCMATNHWVKDRVINWLRKDPTLGLKVLKGKLEDKYCIQVSYYVVWAGRQMALDEILGGWEDSFVHVFSWKREIEKRSPDSIVEVEWDIENNKRRFSRLFVALKPCIDGFLEGCRPYLGIDSIVLILKWKGQLAAAVGIDGHN, encoded by the exons ATGCGTGTGGTGGACAAGGATATCTTCAGTTGGATGGGTTTTTATGATTGCCTTGCTGAGGACATAGTTCATGGTAAAGATCAAGCACTAGAGGTTACTTTCTTTGACAAAACCAAGGATGAGACAGTGCACATAGATTCTGATTCTGCTCTGCTACatgcatttgatgtgtattgggaTAGTAGAAGGGTGCCACTGACTGTAGAGGTTGTTGACATTGGTCCTCGTTTATTACAGTCTCAAGTTTGTAATGCCAATGCATCTGGTGATACTTTGTCTGTTATTAGCACAGAACAGAGTCAGGTCATTTGTTTGCCATTAGCTATGATTCTGCCTAATGAAAATCCAGTAGTTGTTCATACTGCTGAAGCTGTTCATAATCCAGAAGCTGTTGATAATCCAGAAGCTATTGATAATACTAAGGTTCATGATAATCCTGAGGTtgatgctaatcctaaggttgatgCCAATCCTGAGGTTGATGTCAATCCTGAGGTTGATGCTAATCCTGAGGTTGATGCTAATCCTGAG GGAGAGTCTGATGAAGTTGAGTATGTAGGAGTAGATGATGAGAAAGAGAAGTACAAGGATGTGCTCATTGATGATGCTGAGGATAGTGATTATTATCCTGACACTGACCCAGAAGATGATGACCCACTAGGTGTGGATGATGAGAGGGGCTGTGAGGGTGTGGTGCATGTGACTGACATAGAGAACCCTAAGATAGCTCTTGGTGTTACTTTTGAAGATGGTTTATGTTTTAAGAGGTGTATTAGGCAATATGCTGTGCTTAATGAAGTTGAACTTGCAGTTCCTTATAGTGAGTCATGGCGGTATAGAGCACATTGTAAGGCCAAGAGGTGTAGGTGGAGGATTCATGCATCTCAGTGTGAAGATGGGAGGACATGGC AGATTAAGAAGTTACCACACAAGCATAACTATGCCAGCACAAGCAAAGTGCAAAGGAATTGCATGGCTACCAATCACTGGGTCAAGGATAGAGTCATAAATTGGCTTAGGAAAGATCCAACTCTTGGTCTTAAAGTtttgaagggcaagttagaggaCAAGTACTGCATCCAGGTGAGCTACTACGTTGTTTGGGCCGGCCGGCAAATGGCCCTAGATGAGATATTGGGTGGCTGGGAGGACAGCTTTGTACATGTCTTTTCTTGGAAAAGAGAAATTGAGAAGAGGAGTCCTGACAGTATTGTAGAGGTTGAGTGGGATATTGAGAATAACAAAAGAAGATTCAGTAGGTTGTTTGTAGCACTGAAGCCATGCATTGATGGCTTTCTTGAAGGTTGCAGACCTTATCTAGGTATTGACTCCATAGTTTTGATACTAAAGTGGAAGGGGCAGTTAGCAGCTGCAGTAGGGATTGATGGCCACAACTAG